A window of the Cystobacter fuscus genome harbors these coding sequences:
- a CDS encoding ATP-binding protein, producing MHATLLGLPDSVSDELEQAFQAEGFALECRRLSSGNPSLPQVFPPGLVLLWEDEGSLEQAVGTCRQLASVCALSRSWLFVLTRRDVSEQSELILAGASECISPTGEQWAPNLLTHVRHLRIPTRVGTPADEPPHSRVPSERALQTLLSATTADLGHDFFRTLVKQLAEAFRVTCAMVGEMLPEQDSIRTLAFWSRGAFQNPVTYPLSGTPCHNAVLNSICHYADDVTRHFPEDLMLSDLGLRGYLGAALRSSRGEVIGVLAILHDQLLDAGELDFSLLGAFATRAGAELERIRAQAELERTRDFLRNTLEAVPDPIFVKDRNHRVLVVNSALCRLVGRPASELLGQRSIDVMPEYQEQSAWEQDEQSFASGQPGESEQSFIDGSGMSRTVLTRRAVFPGADGQPSLVSVLRDLTERKRLETQLRLADRMTSMGTLAASVAHEINNPLSSVCANISYLGEQLSGDEFSPELLPELREVLVETQEGAARVRSIVQDLKSFARGDEEHQGPIDVRRVIESSVRLVRNELQRYNARLEQVLEPVPLVQGNASRLGQVLVNLLVNAMQAFPEARSENNRIRVITRMEGPRRVVVEVEDNGKGMSQEVLQHIFDPFFTTKPVGVGTGLGLAICHTIVQSMGGEIDVRSMPGRGTSFMLVLMGIEEEDKGERKSGEPPLTEESAPPRTYATG from the coding sequence ATGCACGCAACCCTCCTGGGCCTCCCAGACTCGGTGAGTGACGAGTTGGAGCAGGCGTTTCAAGCGGAGGGGTTCGCCCTCGAGTGCCGCCGACTGTCATCTGGCAACCCCTCTCTCCCCCAGGTGTTCCCGCCGGGACTGGTGTTGCTCTGGGAGGACGAAGGGTCGCTGGAGCAGGCGGTCGGCACCTGCCGACAGCTCGCCTCCGTCTGCGCGCTGTCCCGCTCCTGGCTCTTCGTGCTGACGCGCCGCGACGTGAGTGAGCAGTCGGAGTTGATCCTCGCCGGTGCCAGCGAATGCATCTCTCCGACGGGAGAGCAGTGGGCCCCCAACCTGCTCACGCACGTGCGGCACCTGCGCATCCCCACGCGGGTGGGGACTCCGGCGGACGAGCCGCCCCACTCGCGCGTCCCCTCCGAACGGGCCCTGCAGACGCTGCTGTCGGCCACCACGGCCGACCTCGGCCACGACTTCTTCCGCACCCTGGTGAAGCAGCTCGCCGAGGCCTTCCGCGTCACCTGCGCCATGGTGGGCGAGATGCTGCCGGAACAGGACTCCATCCGCACGCTCGCCTTCTGGAGCCGCGGGGCCTTCCAGAACCCGGTGACCTATCCGCTCAGCGGCACGCCCTGTCACAACGCCGTCCTGAACTCCATCTGCCACTACGCGGACGACGTGACCCGGCACTTCCCCGAGGATCTGATGCTCTCGGACCTCGGCTTGCGCGGCTACCTGGGCGCGGCCCTGCGCAGCTCCCGGGGCGAGGTCATCGGGGTGCTCGCCATCCTGCATGATCAACTGCTCGACGCGGGCGAGCTGGACTTCTCCCTGCTGGGCGCGTTCGCGACCCGCGCGGGCGCGGAGCTGGAGCGCATCCGGGCCCAGGCCGAGCTGGAGCGCACGCGCGACTTCCTGCGCAACACGCTCGAGGCCGTGCCGGATCCCATCTTCGTCAAGGATCGCAACCACCGCGTGCTGGTGGTCAACAGCGCCCTGTGCCGGCTGGTGGGCCGCCCGGCGTCGGAGTTGTTGGGCCAGCGCAGCATCGACGTCATGCCCGAGTACCAGGAGCAGAGCGCCTGGGAGCAGGACGAGCAGAGCTTCGCCTCGGGCCAGCCCGGCGAGAGCGAGCAGAGCTTCATCGACGGCAGCGGGATGAGCCGCACCGTCCTCACCCGGCGGGCGGTCTTCCCCGGCGCCGACGGTCAGCCTTCCCTGGTGTCCGTCCTCCGGGATCTCACCGAGCGCAAGCGCCTGGAGACGCAGCTGCGCCTGGCGGACCGGATGACGTCCATGGGGACGCTGGCGGCCAGCGTGGCGCATGAAATCAACAACCCGCTGTCCTCCGTCTGCGCCAACATCTCCTATCTGGGCGAGCAGCTCTCCGGGGACGAGTTCTCCCCCGAGCTGCTGCCCGAGCTGCGCGAGGTGCTGGTGGAAACCCAGGAGGGCGCCGCCCGCGTGCGCTCCATCGTCCAGGATCTGAAGTCCTTCGCGCGCGGGGACGAGGAGCACCAGGGGCCCATCGACGTGCGCCGGGTCATCGAGAGCTCGGTGCGCCTGGTGCGCAACGAGCTGCAGCGCTACAACGCCCGGTTGGAGCAGGTGCTCGAGCCGGTGCCCCTGGTGCAGGGCAATGCGTCACGCCTGGGGCAGGTGCTGGTGAACCTGCTGGTGAACGCGATGCAGGCATTCCCCGAGGCGCGCTCGGAGAACAACCGCATCCGCGTCATCACCCGGATGGAAGGGCCGCGGCGCGTGGTGGTGGAGGTGGAGGACAACGGCAAGGGGATGAGCCAGGAGGTGCTCCAGCACATCTTCGATCCCTTCTTCACCACCAAGCCGGTGGGCGTGGGCACGGGGCTGGGCCTGGCCATCTGCCACACCATCGTCCAGTCCATGGGCGGGGAGATCGACGTGCGCAGCATGCCCGGACGCGGCACCTCCTTCATGCTGGTGCTGATGGGCATCGAGGAGGAGGACAAGGGCGAGCGCAAGAGCGGCGAGCCCCCCCTGACCGAGGAGTCCGCGCCCCCGCGCACCTACGCCACCGGCTAG
- a CDS encoding serine/threonine-protein kinase has product MRDLQPPTPEKDTEPTIIWQPGLTVGRYHLMTRLAVGGMAEIWLARQAGPQGFEKLIAIKRILDALSADSDFVSMFLDEARLAAQLNHPHIVQIIDLGEEEGAYYIAMEYLPGENLATVARAAAKQNKELPLSLAVRIIAHAAEGLAYAHAKLGPDGALLGIVHRDVSPQNILVTYEGVVKVLDFGIAKAATRESQTMAGQVRGKAAYMSPEQARGQTLDARSDIFSLGIVLFELATGTRLFPSMEPLGVMNMLSGDTPLPVAHERNPRVPEDLSRIISRALARHPGQRFISARHFQAALEEWLRGQPEVPDCVELSNYMTDLFAERIQERARLLEATRAGELTPGSARRVVGRIQSAPSMPGRALGSRDLTVEQPAPHPPRRWLWITGAAVLSLFVVSGVFLGLRGSPAKAPTAKVSPAAKPPPASAVPSVPTAAAPSVLTIETDPPGARISVDGQEAGVSPLSLETLALGEHRVKASLEGRQPEERTVKLSYAGERTLVMLELSSPRQAAPPAGSVVVPEPPSPQDSAAAAPTQASATEPFASSVARTTKRAMGRLTLDTKPWTYVYLRGRMLGDTPLIEVPLPAGRHQLKLVNESKNISTVIEVEIRAGQTTGKKLQL; this is encoded by the coding sequence GTGCGTGACCTCCAGCCTCCCACTCCGGAGAAAGACACCGAGCCCACCATCATCTGGCAGCCGGGGCTGACCGTGGGCCGCTACCACCTGATGACGCGGCTCGCCGTGGGAGGCATGGCGGAGATCTGGCTCGCGCGACAGGCGGGTCCCCAGGGCTTCGAGAAGCTCATCGCCATCAAGCGCATTCTCGACGCGCTGAGCGCGGATTCGGACTTCGTGTCGATGTTCCTCGACGAGGCCCGGCTCGCCGCGCAGCTCAACCATCCGCACATCGTCCAGATCATCGACCTGGGAGAGGAAGAAGGGGCCTACTACATCGCGATGGAGTACCTGCCAGGAGAGAACCTGGCCACCGTCGCCCGGGCCGCCGCGAAACAGAACAAGGAGCTGCCCCTGTCGCTCGCGGTGCGCATCATCGCGCACGCCGCCGAGGGCCTGGCCTACGCCCACGCGAAGCTGGGACCGGATGGGGCCCTGCTCGGCATCGTCCACCGCGACGTGTCACCGCAGAACATCCTGGTCACCTATGAAGGCGTGGTGAAGGTGCTGGACTTCGGGATCGCCAAGGCCGCCACCCGTGAGAGCCAGACCATGGCGGGCCAGGTGCGCGGCAAGGCGGCGTACATGTCGCCCGAGCAGGCGCGAGGCCAGACACTCGACGCGCGCAGCGACATCTTCTCCCTGGGCATCGTCCTCTTCGAGCTGGCGACGGGCACCCGGCTGTTCCCCTCCATGGAGCCGCTCGGCGTGATGAACATGCTGTCCGGTGACACGCCGCTGCCCGTTGCCCACGAGCGCAACCCGCGCGTTCCCGAGGATCTCAGCCGCATCATCTCCCGGGCGCTCGCGCGTCATCCCGGCCAGCGCTTCATCAGTGCCCGCCACTTCCAGGCCGCCCTGGAGGAGTGGCTGCGCGGCCAGCCCGAGGTGCCGGACTGCGTCGAGCTGTCCAACTACATGACGGATCTCTTCGCGGAGCGCATCCAGGAGCGCGCCCGACTGCTGGAGGCGACGCGCGCCGGGGAGCTCACCCCCGGGAGCGCGCGCCGGGTGGTGGGGCGCATCCAGTCCGCGCCGTCGATGCCAGGGCGCGCGCTCGGGAGCAGGGATCTCACCGTCGAGCAGCCCGCGCCCCACCCGCCGCGCCGCTGGCTCTGGATCACTGGCGCCGCCGTGCTGTCGTTGTTCGTCGTCTCCGGGGTGTTCCTCGGCCTGCGCGGCTCGCCGGCCAAGGCCCCCACCGCCAAGGTGTCTCCGGCCGCCAAACCCCCGCCCGCGTCCGCGGTGCCGTCCGTGCCCACCGCCGCGGCGCCGTCCGTGCTCACCATCGAGACGGATCCCCCCGGTGCCCGGATCTCGGTGGACGGCCAGGAGGCCGGGGTGTCTCCCCTGTCGCTCGAGACGCTCGCCCTGGGCGAGCACCGGGTGAAGGCCTCGCTCGAGGGACGGCAGCCCGAGGAACGCACGGTGAAGCTGTCCTACGCGGGCGAGCGGACCCTGGTGATGCTCGAGTTGTCCTCCCCACGGCAGGCCGCTCCCCCCGCCGGCTCCGTGGTCGTCCCAGAGCCCCCCTCGCCCCAGGACTCCGCGGCCGCGGCTCCCACCCAGGCGTCCGCGACGGAGCCTTTTGCCTCTTCGGTGGCGCGCACGACGAAGCGCGCCATGGGCCGGTTGACCCTGGACACCAAGCCCTGGACCTATGTCTATCTGCGCGGGCGGATGCTCGGGGACACGCCCCTCATCGAGGTCCCCCTCCCCGCGGGACGGCACCAGCTCAAGCTCGTCAACGAGAGCAAGAACATCTCCACCGTCATCGAAGTGGAGATCCGCGCCGGACAGACCACGGGCAAGAAGCTGCAACTGTGA
- a CDS encoding RDD family protein encodes MSAAPELYASSRRHGLRVVDEKEAAGSPYPKASLWLRLGARLVDVLVAWGFYVVGGGAGSVLALLFLLLADGMLQGQSVGKRIFGVKVMHLPTRSAARHRDSTLRNAPLALIVLLGMMPEPLGRVAFLAGLVVIGGVEALRVVRDPLGWRLGDTWAQTQVVDGKVVAGATTAVRSPVTPARVPGRFLSAARVRRGRSFQKSTRGKPCASR; translated from the coding sequence GTGAGTGCTGCCCCGGAGTTGTACGCCTCCTCGCGCCGCCATGGCCTGCGCGTGGTGGACGAGAAGGAGGCCGCCGGCTCGCCCTATCCCAAGGCCTCGCTGTGGCTGCGGCTGGGCGCGCGCCTGGTGGACGTGCTCGTGGCCTGGGGCTTCTACGTCGTGGGCGGCGGGGCGGGCAGTGTGCTGGCGCTGCTCTTCCTGCTGCTGGCCGACGGCATGCTCCAGGGCCAGAGCGTGGGCAAGCGCATCTTCGGCGTGAAGGTCATGCACCTGCCCACGCGCTCGGCCGCGCGCCACCGCGACAGCACCTTGCGCAACGCGCCCCTGGCCCTCATCGTCCTGCTCGGGATGATGCCCGAGCCCCTGGGCCGCGTGGCCTTCCTCGCCGGGCTCGTCGTCATCGGCGGCGTGGAGGCCCTGCGCGTGGTGAGGGATCCCCTGGGCTGGAGGCTCGGAGACACCTGGGCCCAGACCCAGGTGGTGGACGGCAAGGTCGTCGCCGGGGCCACCACCGCCGTTCGTTCGCCCGTGACGCCCGCGCGCGTCCCGGGCCGTTTCCTGTCCGCGGCCCGGGTGCGCCGGGGCCGCTCATTTCAGAAGTCCACAAGGGGAAAGCCGTGCGCATCGCGCTGA
- a CDS encoding glycosyl hydrolase gives MTRFNPIRSLTPLLWLLCLAAVSAQAQTKSAKRGLAYGYHSAEDMKALSKGISWWYNWAPTPEAGAASVASSVGVSFIPMVWGGTPNAEQLVASIPVGTQYLLGFNEPNFMDQARKTPSEAAALWPVLEEVARRRNLKLASPAVNYCGNCVSEGGVTFTDPVVYLDAFFARCTNCQVDYVAVHWYACDLSALKWYIGLFKKYNKPIWLTEFACGDRPHDQITLEVQKKYMTDAVAYLESEPAVFRYSWFSGRSTYIPNVNLLGASGQLTELGNLYVSLPAGGGTTPPPTGNKLTPVAATASSIENGGTPAANAIDGNLSTRWSSAFADPQYLQLDLGAAKKITGVRLTWEAAYGKDYQVQVSNDAATWTTVATVVGGDGGVDDHTGLSATARYVRIYGTKRSTGYGYSLFEVELFGTP, from the coding sequence ATGACTCGATTCAATCCCATTCGCTCCCTCACGCCCCTGCTGTGGTTGCTGTGTCTGGCCGCTGTCTCCGCCCAGGCGCAAACCAAGAGCGCCAAGCGAGGCCTGGCCTATGGCTATCACTCCGCCGAGGACATGAAGGCCCTCTCCAAGGGGATCAGCTGGTGGTACAACTGGGCCCCCACGCCCGAGGCGGGCGCCGCCAGCGTGGCCTCCTCGGTGGGCGTCTCGTTCATCCCCATGGTGTGGGGTGGCACGCCGAACGCGGAGCAACTCGTCGCCTCCATTCCCGTGGGCACCCAGTACCTGCTGGGCTTCAACGAGCCCAACTTCATGGACCAGGCCAGGAAGACGCCCAGCGAGGCCGCGGCGCTCTGGCCCGTCCTGGAGGAGGTGGCTCGCCGCAGGAACCTCAAGCTGGCGTCCCCCGCGGTCAACTACTGCGGAAATTGTGTCTCCGAAGGCGGCGTGACCTTCACGGATCCGGTGGTCTATCTGGATGCCTTCTTCGCCAGGTGCACCAATTGCCAGGTGGATTACGTCGCCGTGCACTGGTACGCGTGCGACCTGAGCGCGCTCAAGTGGTACATCGGCCTGTTCAAGAAGTACAACAAGCCCATCTGGCTCACCGAGTTCGCCTGCGGAGATCGGCCGCACGATCAGATCACCCTGGAAGTGCAAAAGAAATACATGACCGACGCCGTCGCCTATCTCGAGAGCGAGCCCGCCGTCTTCCGCTACTCGTGGTTCTCCGGCCGCAGCACTTATATTCCCAACGTCAACCTGCTCGGCGCGTCGGGCCAGCTCACGGAGCTGGGCAACCTGTACGTCTCCCTGCCCGCGGGCGGCGGCACCACCCCTCCCCCCACGGGCAACAAGCTGACGCCGGTGGCGGCCACGGCCTCCTCCATCGAGAACGGCGGCACCCCCGCGGCCAATGCCATCGATGGCAACCTGAGCACCCGCTGGAGCAGCGCCTTCGCGGATCCGCAGTACCTCCAGCTCGACCTGGGCGCCGCGAAGAAGATCACCGGCGTGCGGCTCACCTGGGAGGCGGCCTACGGCAAGGACTACCAGGTCCAGGTGTCCAACGACGCCGCGACCTGGACGACCGTGGCCACGGTGGTGGGCGGGGATGGCGGCGTGGATGACCACACCGGCCTGTCCGCCACCGCCCGCTACGTGCGCATCTACGGCACGAAGCGCTCCACCGGGTACGGCTACTCCCTCTTCGAGGTGGAGCTGTTCGGCACGCCGTAG
- a CDS encoding DUF72 domain-containing protein has translation MNRMIRIGPAGWSYDDWAGIVYPKPRPRGFDPLAFLAGYFDALELNTSFYRPISRRNAALWLERTAFNPDFRFTAKLWRRFTHERGSAWTADEVRNTREGLDTLHEAGRLGAVLVQFPWSFRNTADNRDWLDEVVSTFPEWPLVLEVRHASWNEPDVFVELAERGVGFVNIDQPLFRHSLGPSARATSPVGYVRVHGRNFHNWFRKTASAMERYDYLYPARELEPWAERTKEIAAHPRVSDVYVVTNNHVRGKGIVNALMLQTMLTGRQVHAPETLVREYPDTLGPYVLPPETPEAPAPA, from the coding sequence ATGAACAGGATGATTCGCATCGGTCCGGCGGGGTGGAGCTATGACGACTGGGCGGGCATCGTGTACCCCAAGCCCAGGCCGAGGGGCTTCGATCCGCTGGCCTTCCTGGCCGGGTACTTCGACGCCCTGGAGCTGAACACCAGCTTCTACCGGCCCATCAGCCGTCGCAACGCGGCCCTCTGGTTGGAGCGCACGGCGTTCAACCCGGACTTCCGCTTCACCGCGAAGCTGTGGCGGCGCTTCACCCACGAGCGGGGCTCGGCGTGGACGGCGGACGAGGTGCGCAACACCCGCGAGGGACTGGACACGCTGCACGAGGCGGGGCGACTGGGCGCGGTGCTGGTGCAGTTCCCCTGGTCGTTCCGCAACACCGCGGACAACCGCGACTGGCTGGACGAGGTGGTGTCCACGTTCCCCGAGTGGCCGCTCGTGCTGGAGGTGCGGCACGCGTCGTGGAACGAGCCGGACGTGTTCGTGGAGCTGGCCGAGCGGGGCGTGGGCTTCGTGAACATCGATCAGCCCCTGTTCCGCCACTCGCTCGGTCCGAGCGCGCGGGCGACGTCGCCGGTGGGCTACGTGCGGGTGCACGGGCGCAACTTCCACAACTGGTTTCGCAAGACGGCGAGCGCGATGGAGCGCTACGACTACCTGTACCCGGCCCGGGAGCTGGAGCCCTGGGCCGAGCGCACGAAGGAGATCGCCGCGCACCCACGCGTGAGTGACGTGTACGTGGTGACGAACAACCACGTGCGGGGCAAGGGCATCGTCAACGCGCTCATGCTCCAGACGATGCTCACCGGCCGCCAGGTCCACGCGCCCGAGACGCTGGTGCGCGAGTACCCGGACACGCTCGGCCCCTACGTGCTGCCGCCCGAGACCCCCGAGGCTCCGGCTCCCGCGTGA
- a CDS encoding ABC transporter ATP-binding protein: MTAIEVVGLQKTYRRAFRPGHEALRGVDLRVPAGSAFGLIGPNGAGKTTFIKSILGIVQPTAGTVRVLGGSPEDPRIRARIGYLPERLHLPGSWKPRAFLATVARLKGMEPERAAIPRLLERVGLGDALERRIGGYSKGMRQRLGLAAALLGEPELLILDEPTDGIDPLGRVEVRRLLQEEVRRGTTLFLNSHLLAETERVCDRVAILARGQVLREGRLGELASSQSRWLARFEPGADAEALARAGFTAAGPEGRYVVEAVDATGLNAALDKARAAGALLVELKRDAQDLETVLASAMEVAA, from the coding sequence GTGACGGCCATCGAAGTCGTGGGATTGCAGAAGACCTACCGGCGTGCGTTCCGCCCGGGTCATGAGGCGCTCCGGGGGGTGGATCTGCGCGTCCCCGCGGGCAGTGCGTTCGGGTTGATCGGACCGAATGGCGCGGGGAAGACGACCTTCATCAAGAGCATCCTGGGCATCGTGCAGCCCACGGCGGGCACGGTGCGGGTGTTGGGGGGCTCGCCGGAGGATCCCCGCATCCGCGCGCGCATCGGGTACCTGCCCGAGCGCCTGCACCTGCCCGGCTCCTGGAAGCCGCGGGCGTTCCTCGCCACCGTGGCGCGGCTCAAGGGGATGGAGCCGGAGCGGGCCGCAATCCCCCGGCTGCTCGAGCGCGTGGGGCTCGGGGACGCGCTGGAGCGGCGCATCGGCGGCTACTCCAAGGGCATGCGCCAGCGGCTGGGGCTCGCGGCGGCGCTGTTGGGCGAGCCCGAGCTGCTCATCCTGGACGAGCCCACCGACGGCATCGATCCCCTGGGCCGGGTGGAGGTGCGGCGGCTGCTCCAGGAGGAGGTGCGGCGCGGCACCACGCTCTTCCTCAACTCACACCTGCTCGCGGAGACCGAGCGGGTGTGTGATCGGGTGGCGATCCTCGCCCGGGGCCAGGTGCTGCGCGAGGGACGGCTCGGGGAGCTGGCGTCGAGCCAGAGCCGATGGCTGGCGCGCTTCGAGCCGGGCGCGGACGCCGAGGCGCTCGCGCGCGCGGGCTTCACGGCGGCGGGGCCCGAGGGGAGGTATGTCGTGGAGGCGGTGGACGCGACGGGGCTGAACGCGGCGTTGGACAAGGCGCGCGCCGCGGGGGCGCTGCTGGTGGAGCTCAAGCGCGACGCGCAGGATCTGGAGACGGTGTTGGCCTCGGCCATGGAGGTGGCGGCATGA
- a CDS encoding DUF1015 family protein — translation MARVLPFSALFPSLESHLLADDGGGSFNAPPRSASVRPLLDRVDPTAELGRWRAAGSVLRDSRPALYLAEVPAQDGPLGAPPVRFLLCALAPDAADPLESDPYRPRSAQVEPAITLAADDHGVLRGLLAEAAERGSVVWQGTFQGAPLSLRRIEPSPVARRIQAVLDEAPLRPLAELDERRPSLAAIVPLSDPGLHFEPVHRGLHGLDTFHEETFLALVTAYARVYELDEPLTSARGVANARERLATLVRGQHAVLLVLPGGRGKILRFRQGLDLAHLKAAPRNPTLRSLDLALLNALVLRTVLGIKEPEAPGHPNVFAVRGLESLVRGVEEGKFQAGFALNPPPLWEVRAVMEAAQTLPSKTLRVEPAPPAGLLFLDPEA, via the coding sequence ATGGCGCGCGTCCTTCCCTTCTCCGCTCTGTTTCCTTCGCTCGAGTCCCATCTGTTGGCCGATGACGGGGGCGGCTCCTTCAACGCGCCGCCCCGGTCCGCCTCGGTGCGTCCGCTGTTGGATCGGGTGGATCCCACGGCGGAGCTGGGCCGCTGGCGGGCCGCGGGCTCCGTGCTGCGCGACAGCCGGCCCGCCCTGTATCTGGCCGAGGTGCCCGCCCAGGACGGCCCGCTGGGCGCGCCTCCGGTGCGCTTCCTGCTATGCGCGCTCGCACCCGACGCGGCCGATCCCCTGGAGAGCGATCCCTACCGGCCCCGCTCCGCCCAGGTGGAGCCCGCCATCACCCTGGCGGCCGATGATCACGGGGTGCTCCGGGGCCTGCTGGCGGAGGCCGCCGAGCGCGGCAGCGTGGTGTGGCAGGGGACGTTCCAGGGGGCCCCGCTGTCCCTGCGCCGCATCGAGCCGTCCCCGGTGGCCCGGCGCATCCAGGCGGTGCTCGACGAGGCGCCGCTGCGTCCCCTGGCGGAGCTCGACGAGCGCCGGCCGAGCCTCGCGGCCATCGTGCCCCTGTCGGATCCGGGGTTGCACTTCGAGCCCGTGCACCGAGGCCTCCACGGCCTGGACACCTTCCACGAGGAGACCTTCCTCGCGCTCGTGACGGCGTACGCACGCGTCTACGAGCTCGACGAGCCGCTGACGAGCGCGCGGGGCGTGGCCAACGCGCGTGAGCGGCTGGCCACGCTGGTGCGCGGACAGCACGCGGTGCTGCTGGTGTTGCCCGGGGGGCGGGGGAAGATCCTCCGCTTCCGGCAGGGGTTGGATCTGGCGCACCTGAAGGCGGCCCCGCGCAATCCCACGCTGCGCAGCCTGGATCTGGCGCTGCTCAACGCGCTGGTGCTGCGCACGGTGCTGGGCATCAAGGAGCCCGAGGCGCCCGGGCACCCGAACGTGTTCGCGGTGCGGGGCCTCGAGTCGCTGGTGCGGGGCGTGGAGGAGGGGAAGTTCCAGGCGGGCTTCGCCCTCAACCCTCCGCCGCTGTGGGAGGTGCGCGCGGTGATGGAGGCCGCGCAGACGCTCCCATCGAAGACGCTGCGGGTGGAGCCCGCGCCGCCCGCGGGCCTGCTCTTCCTCGATCCCGAGGCGTGA
- a CDS encoding aldo/keto reductase, whose protein sequence is MRTRPIPKSGEQLPVVGLGTWQTFDVGSSPAERASQKQVLQRFLAAGARVIDSSPMYGRAETVTGDLLRELGQERTPFLATKVWTSGREEGLTQMRDSLRKMGHGQLDLMQVHNLVDWRTHLPVLREWKKEGRIRYLGVTHYQLGAFDELEKLIRHEALDFVQLPYSIAVRDAEKRLLPAAAEHGTAVLVMRPFESGALFRQVKGKPLPAWAAEFDCTSWAEFFLKYILGHPAVTCPIPATSNPRHLEDNLRAGSGRLPDEKTRTRMVEYLGR, encoded by the coding sequence ATGCGAACCCGTCCCATCCCCAAGAGTGGTGAGCAACTGCCCGTCGTCGGGCTCGGCACCTGGCAGACGTTCGACGTGGGCTCCTCGCCCGCGGAGCGAGCCTCCCAGAAGCAGGTGCTCCAGCGCTTCCTCGCGGCGGGCGCCCGGGTCATCGACTCCTCGCCCATGTACGGCCGCGCCGAGACGGTGACGGGAGATCTGTTGCGCGAGCTCGGCCAGGAGCGAACCCCCTTCCTGGCCACCAAGGTGTGGACCTCCGGCCGCGAGGAGGGCCTCACGCAGATGCGCGACTCCCTGCGCAAGATGGGCCATGGGCAGCTGGACTTGATGCAGGTGCACAACCTGGTGGACTGGCGCACCCACCTGCCCGTGCTGCGCGAGTGGAAGAAGGAGGGGCGCATCCGCTACCTCGGCGTGACGCACTACCAGCTCGGCGCCTTCGACGAGCTGGAGAAGCTCATCCGCCACGAGGCGCTGGACTTCGTGCAACTGCCCTACTCCATCGCCGTGCGCGACGCGGAGAAGCGGCTGCTTCCCGCCGCCGCCGAGCACGGCACCGCGGTGCTGGTGATGCGGCCCTTCGAGAGCGGCGCGCTCTTCCGCCAGGTCAAGGGCAAACCCCTGCCTGCCTGGGCAGCCGAGTTCGACTGTACGAGCTGGGCGGAATTCTTTCTCAAATACATCCTCGGCCATCCGGCGGTGACCTGCCCCATCCCCGCCACGAGCAACCCCCGTCATCTGGAAGACAATCTGCGCGCGGGCAGCGGACGACTCCCCGATGAGAAGACGCGGACGCGCATGGTGGAGTACCTCGGGCGGTGA
- the hemB gene encoding porphobilinogen synthase has protein sequence MAFPIHRPRRLRRTAALREMVRETTLAPSNFIYPLFVVEGRDVRRPIASMPGIFNLSLEHALAEARQAYALGVKSVILFGIPDHKDARGSQAYAREGIVQRAVRELKSALPDLIVIVDVCLCEYTDHGHCGVIEGGHVVNDDTLPLLAKMAVTCAQAGADIIAPSDMMDGRVAAIRSALDEVRLTDVPIMAYSAKYASGFYGPFREAAQSTPQFGDRRGYQMDPGNAREALREVDLDLEEGADMVMVKPALSYLDIIRVIRDRVDVPVVAYNVSGEYSMVKAAAQNGWIDGDRLMLEILTSIKRAGAEQIITYHALEASKLLG, from the coding sequence ATGGCCTTTCCGATTCACCGCCCCCGGCGGCTGCGCCGCACCGCGGCCCTTCGTGAGATGGTGCGCGAGACGACGCTCGCGCCCTCCAACTTCATCTACCCGCTCTTCGTCGTGGAGGGGCGGGACGTGCGCCGGCCCATCGCGTCCATGCCGGGCATCTTCAATCTGTCGCTCGAGCATGCGCTCGCCGAGGCCCGCCAGGCCTACGCGCTGGGCGTGAAGTCGGTGATCCTCTTCGGCATCCCCGACCACAAGGACGCCCGCGGCTCGCAGGCCTACGCGCGCGAGGGAATCGTCCAGCGCGCCGTGCGTGAGCTCAAGAGCGCCCTGCCGGACCTGATCGTCATCGTGGACGTGTGCCTGTGCGAGTACACGGACCACGGCCACTGTGGCGTCATCGAGGGCGGCCATGTCGTCAACGACGACACCCTGCCCCTGCTCGCGAAGATGGCCGTCACGTGCGCCCAGGCGGGCGCGGACATCATCGCCCCCTCGGACATGATGGATGGGCGCGTGGCCGCCATCCGCTCGGCGCTCGACGAGGTGCGCCTCACCGACGTACCCATCATGGCCTACTCCGCCAAGTACGCCTCGGGCTTCTACGGGCCCTTCCGCGAGGCCGCCCAGAGCACGCCCCAGTTCGGCGATCGCCGTGGCTACCAGATGGATCCCGGCAACGCGCGCGAGGCCCTGCGCGAGGTGGACCTGGACCTGGAGGAGGGCGCGGACATGGTCATGGTCAAGCCCGCCCTGTCCTACCTGGACATCATCCGGGTGATCCGCGATCGCGTGGACGTGCCCGTGGTGGCCTACAACGTGTCCGGCGAGTACTCCATGGTGAAGGCCGCCGCCCAGAACGGGTGGATCGACGGGGATCGGCTGATGCTGGAGATTCTCACCTCCATCAAGCGCGCCGGCGCCGAGCAGATCATCACCTACCACGCGCTCGAGGCGTCGAAGTTGCTCGGCTGA